TCCCTACTATGGAATAGATAGACAACATTATGGAAGCGATAGGAATTAATCTGTCAGGGCGGCTATAACTAGCATTACGGGGAGCTGCTTTGCGGTAGTGTTGCCAGTTTGTTCTGTAACGTTTAAAGAGCAGAGAGCAACTCACCAGGCGTGCGATTGTATATTATATCAACGACTCTAAAGTCTACAATGTCGTTTAATCGGTAAATCTTTCGAGAAGAGTCCGTAATCTTGGACCAACACTTGGCATTCTTGTCGCTGGAAAATTGTTATTGGCGTTTCAAAGGACAAGAACAGCACGCATGTGGTATATGCAAGGTGAATGATGGCGAAAAACTTACTAGCGATATTCCGGAGGCAGAGTGCTAGTGATTACTCGAATGTCACTAAAGAATCCCAGGGACACTAAACACGTCAATAGTGCATAAACTGACTTACATGTGATGGATTCGCTATCACAGTCTATAATTTGTCCCTTTAGGATCTGATTTATGTTTGGGGAAAAGACCAAAAGTCGAAAGTGTGTCTTGTAATGGGCCTGTCCCTCCGATGGGAGGATTCTAGGCTCGCACTTTAGCAGATTGTCATCCAGTAGTATACAGAGTCCAGTTCCAAAGATAATCTGCGGAAACGTCTGAGATTGAGCGGCTGAATCTTACCCTGTCTATGTACTTGTTTGCCAATTTCTCCAGGAGGATCTTGTTACTGTCATTTATGTATTCAGAAACCTTTAGAGTGACATAATCCTCGATAAGGTAGATTTTGAACATCTCAGGTGCCCTAATGGTATAAACTGATGCCCGCAGCGTGGTGACCGGCGCCAGAGGAACGGGTGCTCCTCAGTTTTAATGTAGTGACTCTTGTGACTATCATAGAAA
This region of Theileria equi strain WA chromosome 1, complete sequence genomic DNA includes:
- a CDS encoding hypothetical protein (encoded by transcript BEWA_020670A), coding for MFKIYLIEDYVTLKVSEYINDSNKILLEKLANKYIDRIIFGTGLCILLDDNLLKCEPRILPSEGQAHYKTHFRLLVFSPNINQILKGQIIDCDSESITLSLGFFSDIRVITSTLPPEYRYDKNAKCWSKITDSSRKIYRLNDIVDFRVVDIIYNRTPEQTGNTTAKQLPVMLVIAALTD